From the Lolium rigidum isolate FL_2022 chromosome 2, APGP_CSIRO_Lrig_0.1, whole genome shotgun sequence genome, one window contains:
- the LOC124693465 gene encoding uncharacterized protein slr1919-like isoform X2: MFKRANLTADATHSSSVSNNGFNPSQQYMVGQLLKDTFIGLGPTFVKVGQSLSTRPDIIGSEISEVLSELHERVPSFPREDAMEIIEGEFQRPVSQVFSYISDEPVAAASFGQVYQGRTIDGALVAIKVQRPNLLPSVLRDIYILRLGLSLVRKVAKRRSNISLYADELGRGFVDELDYNIEAANATKFLETHSRYSFMVVPKIFKQLTRKRVLTMEWVAGENPRDLLSLSKGISDNTTELSEKQKLEAKGRLLDLVNKGVDASLVQLLDTGLLHADPHPGNLRYTPDGRVGFLDFGLLCEMERTHKHAMLSSIVHIVNGDWASLVYDLTEMDVVPPRTNLRRVTMDLEDALGEVTFEDGIPDIKFSRVLGRIWSIALKYHFRMPPYYTLVLRSLASLEGLAMAGDGTFKTFQAAYPYVVKKLLSDNSLETRKVLYQVIFNRRKEFQWQKIAVFLKLASTRQNTAVLPERKGMDVSNLAEISDVSSLDGATPEKALHTAHLCLKLLLSRDSIVIRRLIMTANTKSLARDLISKDAAIFRVLLSRVLADVVCQWMVKVTGLKRAKRSTSTAVSSLQEAMGDRRLKVIFSKFLRELRQEPALMVRVGWSALVVSAISTAIGAHRFVVLLSEEYLPMLWTSAPLPPRLVRI, encoded by the exons ATGTTCAAAAGAGCCAACCTCACCGCAGATGCTACCCACAGCAGTAGTGTCAGCAACAATGGTTTCAATCCTTCCCAACAATACATGGTTGGACAGCTTCTCAAGGATACATTTATTGGCCTTGGGCCTACTTTTGTGAAAG TCGGACAATCCCTCTCAACAAGACCTGACATTATAGGCTCGGAGATTTCTGAG GTACTTTCTGAGTTGCACGAAAGAGTTCCTTCTTTCCCAAGGGAGGATGCAATGGAGATCATTGAGGGGGAATTTCAGCGCCCTGTTTCGCAAGTTTTCAGTTACATTTCGGATGAACCTGTTGCTGCAGCTTCCTTTGGACAA GTTTACCAGGGACGAACGATTGATGGTGCTCTCGTGGCCATAAAGGTCCAGCGGCCGAACCTTCTTCCTTCTGTATTGAGGGACATCTACATTCTACGGCTTGGG CTTTCTCTTGTGAGGAAAGTTGCAAAGCGAAGAAGTAACATTTCCCTATATGCTGATGAGTTGGGTAGAGGTTTTGTTGACGAGCTGGACTACAATATTGAAGCTGCTAATGCTACTAAATTCCTG GAAACTCACTCTAGATATTCATTTATGGTGGTTCCAAAGATTTTCAAACAACTTACTAGGAAGAGGGTTTTGACTATGGAGTGGGTGGCTGGTGAAAATCCTAGGGATTTGCTTTCTTTGTCTAAAGGAATTTCTGATAACACTACTGAATTGTCAGAGAAGCAGAAGTTGGAAGCGAAAGGCCGCCTTCTTGACCTG GTCAATAAAGGTGTTGATGCATCACTAGTGCAGCTCCTTGACACAGGCTTGTTGCATGCTGATCCTCATCCTGGGAATTTGCGTTATACACCTGATGGTCGTGTTGG GTTTCTTGATTTTGGTTTGCTTTGCGAGATGGAGAGGACACATAAGCATGCTATGCTTTCGAGCATTGTGCACATAGTAAATGGAGATTGGGCTTCTCTTGTTTACGATTTGACTGAAATGGATGTTGTTCCACCAAGAACTAATCTACGCCGAGTGACAATG GACTTAGAGGATGCACTGGGTGAGGTAACCTTTGAAGATGGAATTCCAGACATCAAGTTTAGTAGG GTGCTTGGAAGAATTTGGTCTATAGCACTTAAATATCACTTCCGTATGCCACCATACTACACACTTGTCCTGCGGTCACTTGCCTCTTTGGAAG GACTGGCCATGGCGGGAGATGGAACTTTTAAAACATTTCAGGCAGCATACCCGTATGTTGTTAAAAAGCTTTTGTCTGATAATTCACTCGAGACAAGGAAGGTCTTGTATCAG GTGATTTTCAACAGGAGGAAGGAGTTCCAGTGGCAGAAGATAGCAGTGTTTCTAAAGCTAGCATCGACGAG GCAAAATACTGCGGTTTTGCCTGAGAGGAAGGGCATGGATGTCTCGAACCTTGCAGAGATCAGTGATGTGTCTTCCCTCGACGGCGCTACACCAGAAAAGGCGTTGCATACTGCACACCTTTGTCTGAAGCTTTTGTTATCAAGAGATAGCATCGTGATAAGGAGACTAATAATGACAGCG AACACGAAGTCCCTTGCCCGGGACCTGATCTCCAAAGACGCGGCGATCTTCCGGGTCCTCCTCAGTCGGGTTCTTGCCGATGTCGTATGCCAGTGGATGGTGAAGGTCACTGGGCTGAAACGAGCCAAGAGGTCGACCTCAACCGCGGTGTCGTCGTTGCAGGAGGCCATGGGAGACCGAAGGCTCAAGGTTATATTCTCAAAGTTTCTCAGGGAGCTAAGGCAGGAGCCTGCCCTGATGGTCAGGGTGGGCTGGAGCGCGCTTGTTGTCTCGGCCATATCCACCGCCATTGGCGCGCACCGGTTCGTCGTCCTCTTGTCGGAAGAATACTTGCCGATGCTGTGGACGTCTGCGCCTCTCCCGCCACGGCTAGTTCGGATTTAG
- the LOC124693465 gene encoding uncharacterized protein sll0005-like isoform X3 yields MEIIEGEFQRPVSQVFSYISDEPVAAASFGQVYQGRTIDGALVAIKVQRPNLLPSVLRDIYILRLGLSLVRKVAKRRSNISLYADELGRGFVDELDYNIEAANATKFLETHSRYSFMVVPKIFKQLTRKRVLTMEWVAGENPRDLLSLSKGISDNTTELSEKQKLEAKGRLLDLVNKGVDASLVQLLDTGLLHADPHPGNLRYTPDGRVGFLDFGLLCEMERTHKHAMLSSIVHIVNGDWASLVYDLTEMDVVPPRTNLRRVTMDLEDALGEVTFEDGIPDIKFSRVLGRIWSIALKYHFRMPPYYTLVLRSLASLEGLAMAGDGTFKTFQAAYPYVVKKLLSDNSLETRKVLYQVIFNRRKEFQWQKIAVFLKLASTRGNFRQNTAVLPERKGMDVSNLAEISDVSSLDGATPEKALHTAHLCLKLLLSRDSIVIRRLIMTANTKSLARDLISKDAAIFRVLLSRVLADVVCQWMVKVTGLKRAKRSTSTAVSSLQEAMGDRRLKVIFSKFLRELRQEPALMVRVGWSALVVSAISTAIGAHRFVVLLSEEYLPMLWTSAPLPPRLVRI; encoded by the exons ATGGAGATCATTGAGGGGGAATTTCAGCGCCCTGTTTCGCAAGTTTTCAGTTACATTTCGGATGAACCTGTTGCTGCAGCTTCCTTTGGACAA GTTTACCAGGGACGAACGATTGATGGTGCTCTCGTGGCCATAAAGGTCCAGCGGCCGAACCTTCTTCCTTCTGTATTGAGGGACATCTACATTCTACGGCTTGGG CTTTCTCTTGTGAGGAAAGTTGCAAAGCGAAGAAGTAACATTTCCCTATATGCTGATGAGTTGGGTAGAGGTTTTGTTGACGAGCTGGACTACAATATTGAAGCTGCTAATGCTACTAAATTCCTG GAAACTCACTCTAGATATTCATTTATGGTGGTTCCAAAGATTTTCAAACAACTTACTAGGAAGAGGGTTTTGACTATGGAGTGGGTGGCTGGTGAAAATCCTAGGGATTTGCTTTCTTTGTCTAAAGGAATTTCTGATAACACTACTGAATTGTCAGAGAAGCAGAAGTTGGAAGCGAAAGGCCGCCTTCTTGACCTG GTCAATAAAGGTGTTGATGCATCACTAGTGCAGCTCCTTGACACAGGCTTGTTGCATGCTGATCCTCATCCTGGGAATTTGCGTTATACACCTGATGGTCGTGTTGG GTTTCTTGATTTTGGTTTGCTTTGCGAGATGGAGAGGACACATAAGCATGCTATGCTTTCGAGCATTGTGCACATAGTAAATGGAGATTGGGCTTCTCTTGTTTACGATTTGACTGAAATGGATGTTGTTCCACCAAGAACTAATCTACGCCGAGTGACAATG GACTTAGAGGATGCACTGGGTGAGGTAACCTTTGAAGATGGAATTCCAGACATCAAGTTTAGTAGG GTGCTTGGAAGAATTTGGTCTATAGCACTTAAATATCACTTCCGTATGCCACCATACTACACACTTGTCCTGCGGTCACTTGCCTCTTTGGAAG GACTGGCCATGGCGGGAGATGGAACTTTTAAAACATTTCAGGCAGCATACCCGTATGTTGTTAAAAAGCTTTTGTCTGATAATTCACTCGAGACAAGGAAGGTCTTGTATCAG GTGATTTTCAACAGGAGGAAGGAGTTCCAGTGGCAGAAGATAGCAGTGTTTCTAAAGCTAGCATCGACGAG GGGCAACTTCAGGCAAAATACTGCGGTTTTGCCTGAGAGGAAGGGCATGGATGTCTCGAACCTTGCAGAGATCAGTGATGTGTCTTCCCTCGACGGCGCTACACCAGAAAAGGCGTTGCATACTGCACACCTTTGTCTGAAGCTTTTGTTATCAAGAGATAGCATCGTGATAAGGAGACTAATAATGACAGCG AACACGAAGTCCCTTGCCCGGGACCTGATCTCCAAAGACGCGGCGATCTTCCGGGTCCTCCTCAGTCGGGTTCTTGCCGATGTCGTATGCCAGTGGATGGTGAAGGTCACTGGGCTGAAACGAGCCAAGAGGTCGACCTCAACCGCGGTGTCGTCGTTGCAGGAGGCCATGGGAGACCGAAGGCTCAAGGTTATATTCTCAAAGTTTCTCAGGGAGCTAAGGCAGGAGCCTGCCCTGATGGTCAGGGTGGGCTGGAGCGCGCTTGTTGTCTCGGCCATATCCACCGCCATTGGCGCGCACCGGTTCGTCGTCCTCTTGTCGGAAGAATACTTGCCGATGCTGTGGACGTCTGCGCCTCTCCCGCCACGGCTAGTTCGGATTTAG
- the LOC124693465 gene encoding uncharacterized protein slr1919-like isoform X1, with amino-acid sequence MFKRANLTADATHSSSVSNNGFNPSQQYMVGQLLKDTFIGLGPTFVKVGQSLSTRPDIIGSEISEVLSELHERVPSFPREDAMEIIEGEFQRPVSQVFSYISDEPVAAASFGQVYQGRTIDGALVAIKVQRPNLLPSVLRDIYILRLGLSLVRKVAKRRSNISLYADELGRGFVDELDYNIEAANATKFLETHSRYSFMVVPKIFKQLTRKRVLTMEWVAGENPRDLLSLSKGISDNTTELSEKQKLEAKGRLLDLVNKGVDASLVQLLDTGLLHADPHPGNLRYTPDGRVGFLDFGLLCEMERTHKHAMLSSIVHIVNGDWASLVYDLTEMDVVPPRTNLRRVTMDLEDALGEVTFEDGIPDIKFSRVLGRIWSIALKYHFRMPPYYTLVLRSLASLEGLAMAGDGTFKTFQAAYPYVVKKLLSDNSLETRKVLYQVIFNRRKEFQWQKIAVFLKLASTRGNFRQNTAVLPERKGMDVSNLAEISDVSSLDGATPEKALHTAHLCLKLLLSRDSIVIRRLIMTANTKSLARDLISKDAAIFRVLLSRVLADVVCQWMVKVTGLKRAKRSTSTAVSSLQEAMGDRRLKVIFSKFLRELRQEPALMVRVGWSALVVSAISTAIGAHRFVVLLSEEYLPMLWTSAPLPPRLVRI; translated from the exons ATGTTCAAAAGAGCCAACCTCACCGCAGATGCTACCCACAGCAGTAGTGTCAGCAACAATGGTTTCAATCCTTCCCAACAATACATGGTTGGACAGCTTCTCAAGGATACATTTATTGGCCTTGGGCCTACTTTTGTGAAAG TCGGACAATCCCTCTCAACAAGACCTGACATTATAGGCTCGGAGATTTCTGAG GTACTTTCTGAGTTGCACGAAAGAGTTCCTTCTTTCCCAAGGGAGGATGCAATGGAGATCATTGAGGGGGAATTTCAGCGCCCTGTTTCGCAAGTTTTCAGTTACATTTCGGATGAACCTGTTGCTGCAGCTTCCTTTGGACAA GTTTACCAGGGACGAACGATTGATGGTGCTCTCGTGGCCATAAAGGTCCAGCGGCCGAACCTTCTTCCTTCTGTATTGAGGGACATCTACATTCTACGGCTTGGG CTTTCTCTTGTGAGGAAAGTTGCAAAGCGAAGAAGTAACATTTCCCTATATGCTGATGAGTTGGGTAGAGGTTTTGTTGACGAGCTGGACTACAATATTGAAGCTGCTAATGCTACTAAATTCCTG GAAACTCACTCTAGATATTCATTTATGGTGGTTCCAAAGATTTTCAAACAACTTACTAGGAAGAGGGTTTTGACTATGGAGTGGGTGGCTGGTGAAAATCCTAGGGATTTGCTTTCTTTGTCTAAAGGAATTTCTGATAACACTACTGAATTGTCAGAGAAGCAGAAGTTGGAAGCGAAAGGCCGCCTTCTTGACCTG GTCAATAAAGGTGTTGATGCATCACTAGTGCAGCTCCTTGACACAGGCTTGTTGCATGCTGATCCTCATCCTGGGAATTTGCGTTATACACCTGATGGTCGTGTTGG GTTTCTTGATTTTGGTTTGCTTTGCGAGATGGAGAGGACACATAAGCATGCTATGCTTTCGAGCATTGTGCACATAGTAAATGGAGATTGGGCTTCTCTTGTTTACGATTTGACTGAAATGGATGTTGTTCCACCAAGAACTAATCTACGCCGAGTGACAATG GACTTAGAGGATGCACTGGGTGAGGTAACCTTTGAAGATGGAATTCCAGACATCAAGTTTAGTAGG GTGCTTGGAAGAATTTGGTCTATAGCACTTAAATATCACTTCCGTATGCCACCATACTACACACTTGTCCTGCGGTCACTTGCCTCTTTGGAAG GACTGGCCATGGCGGGAGATGGAACTTTTAAAACATTTCAGGCAGCATACCCGTATGTTGTTAAAAAGCTTTTGTCTGATAATTCACTCGAGACAAGGAAGGTCTTGTATCAG GTGATTTTCAACAGGAGGAAGGAGTTCCAGTGGCAGAAGATAGCAGTGTTTCTAAAGCTAGCATCGACGAG GGGCAACTTCAGGCAAAATACTGCGGTTTTGCCTGAGAGGAAGGGCATGGATGTCTCGAACCTTGCAGAGATCAGTGATGTGTCTTCCCTCGACGGCGCTACACCAGAAAAGGCGTTGCATACTGCACACCTTTGTCTGAAGCTTTTGTTATCAAGAGATAGCATCGTGATAAGGAGACTAATAATGACAGCG AACACGAAGTCCCTTGCCCGGGACCTGATCTCCAAAGACGCGGCGATCTTCCGGGTCCTCCTCAGTCGGGTTCTTGCCGATGTCGTATGCCAGTGGATGGTGAAGGTCACTGGGCTGAAACGAGCCAAGAGGTCGACCTCAACCGCGGTGTCGTCGTTGCAGGAGGCCATGGGAGACCGAAGGCTCAAGGTTATATTCTCAAAGTTTCTCAGGGAGCTAAGGCAGGAGCCTGCCCTGATGGTCAGGGTGGGCTGGAGCGCGCTTGTTGTCTCGGCCATATCCACCGCCATTGGCGCGCACCGGTTCGTCGTCCTCTTGTCGGAAGAATACTTGCCGATGCTGTGGACGTCTGCGCCTCTCCCGCCACGGCTAGTTCGGATTTAG
- the LOC124693462 gene encoding protein FD-like: protein MSDDDAAGSPQLSLSGFSSLFSISSTTPHPHHHHLDLPPPSLSLSIGTGGEEHEEDQVVSSGQGITARVRMMKNRESALRSRARKRAYVQELEKEVRRLADDNLRLKRQFKQLKTEMAALVQQPRANQREPTQKNLLHAVLASSS from the exons ATGTCTGACGACGATGCCGCGGGCAGCCCGCAGCTGAGCCTGAGCGGGTTCAGCTCCCTCTTCTCCATCTCCAGCACCACCCCGCACCCTCACCACCACCATCTCGACCTGCCgccgccctctctctccctcagcATCGGCACCGGCGGGGAGGAGCATGAGGAGGACCAGGTCGTCAGCAGCGGCCAGGGGATCACCGCCCGTGTCCGGATGATGAAGAACAGGGAGTCCGCGCTGCGCTCCAGGGCCAGGAAGAGGGCCTACGTGCAGGAGCTGGAGAAGGAGGTCCGCCGGCTCGCCGACGACAACCTCAGACTGAAACGACAGTTCAAACAG CTTAAAACAGAGATGGCCGCACTCGTCCAGCAGCCAAGAGCCAACCAACGGGAGCCCACGCAGAAGAACCTCCTCCATGCAGTTCTAGCCTCTTCCAGCTAG
- the LOC124688819 gene encoding uncharacterized protein LOC124688819, with amino-acid sequence MTGGRGGGGRRQERQALMAAFAVALLMGTAVYFRIWARQSDDPSFTADDREELRRQFEHANLEAMDESAEWRMKYDTEFGRNRQLEDELLKAKTTLAASAMRLESLQKDNEMLKRQIESVKLQCNCTVPAKIAQE; translated from the exons atgaCGGGGGGCCGAGGAGGGGGAGGGCGGAGGCAGGAGCGGCAGGCGCTGATGGCGGCGTTCGCGGTGGCGCTGCTCATGGGCACCGCCGTCTACTTCCGCATCTGGGCGCGCCAGTCCGACGACCCCTCCTTCACCGCCGACGACCGCGAGGAGCTCCG GAGACAGTTCGAGCATGCTAACCTAGAGGCGATGGATGAATCTGCCGAATGGAGGATGAAATACGACACAGAGTTTGGGAGGAACAGGCAGCTGGAAGATGAGCTCTTAAAG GCTAAGACCACACTAGCTGCTTCGGCCATGAGATTGGAATCGTTGCAAAAG GATAATGAGATGTTGAAGAGGCAGATTGAATCCGTGAAACTGCAGTGCAATTGCACTGTTCCGGCGAAGATTGCTCAGGAATGA
- the LOC124690959 gene encoding uncharacterized protein LOC124690959, translating into PPHTHLLPTVVTPPPAPRSSTGLPAADAMPALLRPAVLPVCAVTSGGGSGGNDKWAPRQQRSWWGRSKQSLPHQPGGSGGGPLDQVLGVLRRDGEFLQAAAAGGQLRDALWLRFLEKKKKQHQRGKQPKPKPVNEEEAPAPAPRAAAFPAYPPGLSCVELAMADLQALKVYADSSRKEFVLRFLGSKQQQQQQPQSQQQSAKPKPVFQKQLKPKKPKPDEQQKQQQALQAPAFPPHSYPPGMSCMELMMADLEALKLYVNYFLAILTTPLPQHYDPDLLAQYFVSRPHILVFRMVEVSYNCPPCLLLPRFTCFSSSI; encoded by the exons CCGCCGCACACGCACTTGCTGCCCACCGTCGTCACTCCCCCACCCGCGCCGCGCTCTTCCACCGGACTTCCGGCGGCCGATGCGATGCCGGCACTGTTGCGGCCCGCCGTGCTGCCCGTCTGCGCCGTGactagcggcggcggcagcgggggcAACGACAAGTGGGCGCCGCGGCAGCAGCGGTCGTGGTGGGGGAGGAGCAAGCAGAGCCTGCCGCAccagccgggcgggagcggggGCGGGCCCCTGGACCAGGTGCTCGGCGTGCTCCGCCGCGACGGCGAGTTCcttcaggccgccgccgccggcggccagcTCCGCGACGCCCTCTGGCTCCGCTTcctcgagaagaagaagaagcagcatcAGAGGGGGAAGCAGCCGAAACCTAAGCCCGTGAACGAGGAGGAGGCGCCGGCACCGGCGCCTCGAGCCGCGGCGTTCCCAGCCTATCCGCCAG GGCTGTCTTGCGTGGAGCTGGCGATGGCCGATCTACAGGCCCTCAAGGTGTACGCAGATTCGTCGAGGAAGGAGTTCGTGCTGCGATTCCTCggaagcaagcagcagcagcagcagcagcctcaATCTCAACAACAATCTGCTAAACCCAAACCAGTTTTCCAGAAACAACTTAAACCCAAAAAACCCAAACCCGATGAACAGCAGAAACAGCAGCAGGCGCTTCAGGCGCCGGCCTTCCCTCCCCATTCCTACCCACCAG GGATGTCTTGCATGGAGCTGATGATGGCCGATCTTGAAGCCCTCAAGCTGTACGTCAACTACTTCTTGGCCATTCTCACCACTCCTCTGCCCCAGCATTACGACCCTGATCTCCTCGCTCAGTACTTCGTTTCGCGGCCTCACATCCTTGTATTTCGCATGGTTGAAGTAAGCTACAATTGCCCACCATGTTTGCTTTTACCTAGGTTTACCTGCTTCAGTTCATCTATATGA